The window AGATAGGAGCACGGATGGGAGTTAATGCTATGCTCTGTGACCAGAGCTGTAATCCAGCCTTTGACACTGTTCACAAACAATGAAACAACCTGGGGATATTCAATACCTTGGGGTGTGTTTCTGCCCCTTcagctgggtttgggatgtTTCAGTGACtaatttttctgaaatcaaAGAGGACTCTCCTCCATGGGGCTGTCTCTCACTCTGGCATGTAAAGGATGCCTGAAATGGCTTTTTGGGGCTCACAGAATACTCGCATCAGTAGgttccccagccctgagggatgCACTAGCCAATACCCACCAAAAGATGGCAGGATAATCAGGGAGAGCCGGAAACCTGCAAGCATGTACAGAAACTCAACTGTGAGGACACAGACGTTGCTGCTCAGTAGCTTAGTAAACACTGGAAACTCCACCAGTTAACCAGCTCTGGACTCTCATCACAGGCAGATCCAAGCAGTAAGAGGGAGCATTCTTTTGTGAGCAATGGTGCTGTGTATTAAAAATGCTCTGTGGTAAAATCCTCTGCATCAGACTCCAGGAAAAGGTTATTTGTTATTTATCAACAATACCATCAGAAAGCTAGCATGCAATACAATTATGCTGTAGCAAAATTCACAATACTCTTCAGAccctggaaatgggattttgacCTTTCCTACTACTGCTGTCTTTAAGTCAGCACGCCAGCTAGTGCGTGGGAATTTGGTGGCTTATCAATGCAGTTTTCCCACCCTTCCCTGAAGGTTAGAAAGGGTGGGTGGTCAGCAGTTGGCGCTGGCAGCTGCCTGTATGGTAAGGCAGTGTTAATGCCTCAGCTCttccctgtgttttgctgcCCACAGGTGCCACCGCAGCTGCCtgagagagctgctgggaacTGTGTGGGCCAACACCGGGTACGTATCCTTCTGCCAACCTCCTGGGGCCTCAGTGGGTACTCGTGGGACTCTACTGCAGTGCCAGACGCAGAAAGGGAAACTCCTGCCAATGTAATTAATAAGAAAATTGTGGGGTTTGATGATTTTCTTCCCTAACAGATACTTCTGAAAAGGTGCAATGCCAAGCATGGCTTCTACATTTTCAAATATGTCTACTCATTCTCAACACGGAGGAACCAGACACAGATAAAGGTAAGGAGATAGCCAGGGGACACTGCGGGACCCTGGCCTGCCTGCGGTACCTCCAGCAGCAATCCATCACCCTGACCTCTCCCTTGTGTGTACTACACAGAAAGAAGAGGCTGACCACCAGAGTATCATCCCCAGCCACTGGCTGGATGAGGGCAATGCCAGGCGGGAGCCACCAGCTGGGtcagctgggacagccccagagcacagtgacaacagcagcactgaagtAATTGAGTATGGGATTATCTTCAATCCTGAAAACCTCAGCACCCCGGGCATCAGCAGGGACGATCCCAGTACTCACCCTGGCACTGGCATGCGAGCACGTGGCAGTGGTGGTGGCATGGGTCCCACCCCATCCAGCTCAGAGGGCAGTGGTGATCTGGATTTGGTGGTGGAAGCTGATGGCAGTGTTCCCATTCTTCCTCAGGGTGAACGCCCCAGTGAGGTTGTGATGGGGAACAGGTCCATGGTCAGAAGTGAGAATAAGGATGATGGTGCCCCCAGGGTGGTTCCGGTGGGGGGAGCCATGActgctgggagggggagggCCCCTACTACCAGAGGGGCAGGGGATGAGGGCAGTGGAGAGGCCACTGTCTCTGGCCAAGGGCAGGAGAGTGTTAAGCAGAGTATAGGGACAGGAGGCATTGCTTTGTCCTCTGTCACTGAGAAGATGGAGGATGTCCAAGTGGATGCTGCAGGTGTGGATGAATACACTTACGTCCCCGATTCAGGCAGTGTCACCATCACCCATGGGAGCATGGGCAGCACAGACAGGGCCCACAGCTTCACCCAGGTCTCTCCAGGCAAGGATGACGAGGTAAACATCTTCATTGGGAGGGCCAACATCCATGTGGGGGAGCAGGTAACCACCCAGGCTGGTGTCACAGTGAGCAGGGAGAATGACGACATCCCCtctgtgggaagcagcaggcCCCTCCACAAGCTGGACATCACTGTGCCACCCAGTGGAGATGAAGATGACAGCAAGCCTGCCCGCAGGCAGCCTGAAAGACTGGccaccacagccaccccaaaccATGGGAACAGCATTACCAACAGCCTCAGGAACGGCCGTCTCACTGGAGAGGATGAGGAAGGTGCCACCACCATTGGTGTTGATAGAGGACTGGTAACCCCTGTCCCCTGGAGAGTCACTAGTGGTGACATTACCAACCCCACAGTGGCCAGCATCCATGGGAAAGATGATGATGAGTTGAGAGGAGAGGGGCAGAAGTCCAAGGGGAAGCCAAACCATGTGGCTACCACGATCCCCCACCACAGGGGTGACATGGAGGCCACTATCACTGTCCCAGCCAAGCGGGCCAGCATCCACCCAGCTGCTACTGAGGGGGACCTCACCACCCCACCAGTGACAGCCAGCAATCACAAGGCAGGCATGGGCACTGTGCTTGGCAGAGGAGGGAGTGGGGAAGTGGGGACAGCCACCTCCACACCGTTCCGTGTGGAGGCACGGCCCGGGGCAGGGATGAGGGTCCGTCCAGGGGGACCAGGGCTGGACAAGACACCCAGGATGGACAAAGCACCATTCCAAAGTGGGAAACCCAGTGGTGGGGTGTTGAGTGGGGCCCAGAGAAGTGTTGGCAGCTAtgatggtgacactgggggcaGATCTCTTGCCACCAAAGGAGGAGC is drawn from Haemorhous mexicanus isolate bHaeMex1 chromosome 4, bHaeMex1.pri, whole genome shotgun sequence and contains these coding sequences:
- the MEPE gene encoding matrix extracellular phosphoglycoprotein — protein: MQTSLVCLCLCLLSTALATPVPPQLPERAAGNCVGQHRILLKRCNAKHGFYIFKYVYSFSTRRNQTQIKKEEADHQSIIPSHWLDEGNARREPPAGSAGTAPEHSDNSSTEVIEYGIIFNPENLSTPGISRDDPSTHPGTGMRARGSGGGMGPTPSSSEGSGDLDLVVEADGSVPILPQGERPSEVVMGNRSMVRSENKDDGAPRVVPVGGAMTAGRGRAPTTRGAGDEGSGEATVSGQGQESVKQSIGTGGIALSSVTEKMEDVQVDAAGVDEYTYVPDSGSVTITHGSMGSTDRAHSFTQVSPGKDDEVNIFIGRANIHVGEQVTTQAGVTVSRENDDIPSVGSSRPLHKLDITVPPSGDEDDSKPARRQPERLATTATPNHGNSITNSLRNGRLTGEDEEGATTIGVDRGLVTPVPWRVTSGDITNPTVASIHGKDDDELRGEGQKSKGKPNHVATTIPHHRGDMEATITVPAKRASIHPAATEGDLTTPPVTASNHKAGMGTVLGRGGSGEVGTATSTPFRVEARPGAGMRVRPGGPGLDKTPRMDKAPFQSGKPSGGVLSGAQRSVGSYDGDTGGRSLATKGGASPAPQAGQDKGSIAAGRGWEWGRGAESGTGMLGAGSGRLPGHHSRRLGAGVSGTIATLGRSRQLDQVKRADELHVRERAFYSLGGEGGSPHGPYPGLGSADSSQSSEGDWGSHSESGQTGLQPSGWGSPGYSQGHWIQGPL